CGACGATCACTACGAATTCTTCGCCGGTGGCGCGGCCGAGATCAACCATCATGCCACTTCCGCTGACGGATTGAGTTTCACCGTGCTGGCGGACCTTATGCCCCTTGCGGACTCGGGCTTCGGTGTCGTCATGTGCAACGGAATGAAGGTCGGTGGCACATACAAGTACTACGGCTTCCTCTCGGTACCGGCAGGCAGCTCAACACCGGTCGATATCCGGTCGCTGACCTACGACGGCGGCAGGTGGCGCGTTGACGACGGTGCACGCCTCAGCCTGGACTCATCCACCGGCCAGGAGTCGGCGTATGTGAAAGACCCCGGTGTCAGCGTTCACCCTGCCGGCGAAGCCGCCGGGTATGTGATGATTTATGTGACCGCCATTCCGTAATGGACGCCCCGGCAAGGTCAAGAGCCCAACCGATTTCGGCGGAAGTCGAAACAGCCAACGGTTTACCACCGGCGGGAAGCTCCTTGATCGCCGGTAGTCGATATCGTTGATGTCCCGCAAAACTTGTTGAGCTTCACAAGATCCGCGTGATTCGATCCGCCAGCATATCGAGTCGCTCGCGGGTCTGGAGGGCGTAGAAATGCTCGCGCCCGGCCGCGATCCGGTTGCTTTCGACCTGACGGGCCAGGAAGTCGCGGCGGTCGGCCAACGCGCGCGCGATTTCGCCATGCGACTCCGCCATCCGACGATTGACCGCGCGGATGGCGTTGAAGACCTCGCGCCTCTCTAATCGGGGTCCCCGTGCTTCCCGCAGTTGGTCGGATCTGCGAATGAGCCGCTCACGTTCCCGCAAGAGTGACGCCGGCAAGTCCGGACAGTATCGTTGCGGATTGAACCACCAATCGCGCACCCGGCGTCCGGCGGCGCGCAGATCATCGACGGTCGCGGGCAGGTTGGGCCATGGCGATCTCAGCGTCGCGCTCACACAGACATATGCCGGCGGCTCGCAGGCGTAGTAACGGCGAAAGATGCCGTCTGTGATGCGGTCGTACTTGGCTCCGCCGATGCCGTGAACGAAGAGATCGCAAGCCAGCAGCCGCGCCCAGAGCGTTAGCGTCAGCGCTCGCGGCCGGATGACCCACGGCCGCAGACTCTCGGCCGCCGCGGCGAAATCGCGGGTCAGATCCGCCCTGCTCAATTCTCCGATCGCGTTTTCCTCGGCATAGCAGCGGAGCGCATCACCCTTGGGCTCGATCCACAATCGTCGGCGTCGCTGTAGCGGCTGGTAGGCCCACAACGCGGTTTCGATTCGACCGCTCACCCGGGCCAGGTCCGGCAGCGGTCGATCCGCCGAGCGAATTGCGAGGTCCTTGCGATACTCGGCCAGTGACTTGTTGTACGCATCCGCGAATCGATCGGCGTTAAGCAACAGGTCGGCGACAAACGGCCCGCCGACAACCTTGCTGACCCGATGTTCCGGCAGGTCGGCGCCCAGCTCGCGATCGATTCGCAAGCGACCGGCGAGATGCTGATCGACAGCGTCACCGCGACCCGCCCACTCGGCCAGGCCGTCCAGGTAAGCCGGCATCAGCGTGTCATCCAGGCTTTCCCCCAGAACGACGGCCAGTTCCTGTCTGATCTCCGCGATACGCATGGCGGTGAGCGGTGTTCGACCCTCGTAGGCTGAGCCGGGCGGCGCCGTCGTGAAGGGCACCTCCCGCACCGCCAGCAGGCCGTCACCCCCGCGAACCGGCACTCGCAAGCCGGCGGATCGAGGGGCGTCATTGTCCACGACGAGATCAATGCCGGACATGCCTGCCGTGTCGGCAAACGCCCGGACCGCAACATGCTTGGCCCAGACGCCCGGATGAACGAACTCCGGCTGGTGACCGGCTGCGACGATCCTCGCGTTGCCGGCGACCCCGAGCAGTTGCGAGCGCACCTGTTGCCGCGCCTCGGTTATTGCTGTGCCCGCCAGCGCCCCGCCGATTTTCGACAGCAGCCGGACGTTCTGCTCGAGGAGGGCGCGCCAATGCTCAGGCGGCGGTTCAAGCAGAATGCCGCCGTCGTCGGGCGGTGTCTGGAGGCTGTGAAGCCGAAGCATTGCTACTCAACGGGTTGCGCCAGGCCGCTCGCCAGTCCACAAGCCTGTCGGGGGGCGGCGCTCTCAGGATCGATCTCGGCCCGCACCGGCCGATCGATCTGCTCGGACAATGCGTGCACGAGCACATCGTAATAGTACAGCAGCCGGGCGTCCGGATCATCCAGCGAGCCGCCGAAGTAGCGGTTGGGGTCGTTGTAGATCAGCCGGACGGGGATCTCCCTGATTCGCAGCCCGCGCCTGGCCGCCTGGACCCAGAACTGAATCGGCATGGCGTAGCCCGGGACGGTGATGTTGAGTCTCGCAAGGGCCGAGACCCGATAGGCCTTGAAACCGCAGAACGCGTCGGTGATCCCCAGCCTCAGAATCTCATTAAGCATGTCGGTCATCTTCTGGTTGATGGCTCGCCGGTCAGCGGGCGGTCGCGAGTTGCCCGGCAGCGGCTGCAGGTAGCGCGAGCCGCTGATAATGTCGGCGTCGTCCTGCCGGGCCATCTGGAGAAACAGGGGTATCCAAGCCGGTTCGTGCTGCTCGTCGCAGTCCATTGTGATGAGCCA
This genomic interval from Phycisphaerae bacterium contains the following:
- a CDS encoding glycosyltransferase family 2 protein; the protein is MRYLVAIPVYNEAKTVIGVLRQVRQYAPDGDILVVDDGSTDQTPRLLQAEPGISVIRHIDNRGYGQSLIDAFRFAVSRDYDWLITMDCDEQHEPAWIPLFLQMARQDDADIISGSRYLQPLPGNSRPPADRRAINQKMTDMLNEILRLGITDAFCGFKAYRVSALARLNITVPGYAMPIQFWVQAARRGLRIREIPVRLIYNDPNRYFGGSLDDPDARLLYYYDVLVHALSEQIDRPVRAEIDPESAAPRQACGLASGLAQPVE